A portion of the Halorussus salilacus genome contains these proteins:
- a CDS encoding DUF4143 domain-containing protein, translated as MTDLSDGSDFIADAEWHNEWWDTGNGSLSELEQTASLDPRSDLLKVLQSIDDEREDGTESLVYPIYGPTGIGKTTLLQQFTATILDSDTVDFSPGHRDLDIVGSVDPRQILYVPLEDSLYHLEPSSSAVEKLEDVIDYFRSHVAPRRGRKYIILDDIGALRLDEDEQSALLDLVDDDTYLLLTGIVESQVDLREISASSEPKINYPRAMLPMKFIDTIKQGAYDDSALLETDPDFALRVESHQTRSMDGEALIKDVRSNLSESENLDDAVASLNQLYFEAFSDVERDGLYEAAREYLQKGGIFLRATETPVKNELIRSHLLLYLYKELAEYESIQRPENLHRIASLAASQAGNELRYTDISDQLEVDRRTIDSYLSVLDDGLSVSESHDFSLQRHRRTRLYLRNPRHVVLLSQRQEHHGFETYEKTGSLNHEFEYKLARTVAFDHAKRLAWRVGGSGDEDPQVEYFETESGTVDYILHNEDGVVVPFVLSYHPHAGNADTIAAEFDPTVGKHPIPGGEELFDLDYEAPYRFIITDSLPKEVTQSGSLVVERDGVNLCYIPYWLFLLIC; from the coding sequence ATGACAGACCTATCTGACGGTTCTGATTTCATCGCAGACGCTGAATGGCATAACGAATGGTGGGATACAGGCAATGGTTCACTATCTGAGTTAGAACAAACCGCTTCTCTAGACCCCCGATCAGACTTACTCAAAGTACTGCAGTCCATTGATGACGAGCGAGAAGACGGGACTGAGAGTCTCGTGTATCCCATTTACGGACCGACCGGAATCGGCAAAACGACGCTTCTTCAGCAATTCACCGCTACAATCCTTGATTCAGACACCGTTGACTTCTCTCCCGGCCATCGTGATTTAGATATCGTCGGCTCCGTTGATCCACGCCAGATCCTCTATGTCCCTCTTGAGGATTCTCTCTACCATCTCGAACCTTCAAGCAGCGCTGTGGAAAAACTGGAAGACGTTATCGACTATTTCCGTTCTCACGTCGCTCCACGTCGAGGTCGTAAGTACATCATCCTCGACGATATCGGGGCTCTGCGACTCGATGAAGATGAACAGAGCGCTCTTCTAGACCTCGTAGATGATGATACCTATCTATTGCTGACCGGCATTGTAGAATCGCAGGTCGACCTGCGTGAGATCTCGGCTTCGAGCGAGCCCAAAATCAATTATCCTCGTGCGATGCTGCCGATGAAGTTCATCGACACTATCAAGCAGGGAGCATATGATGACTCTGCGTTACTCGAGACAGACCCTGATTTTGCTCTTCGCGTGGAGTCCCATCAAACGAGGAGTATGGACGGTGAGGCGCTGATAAAGGATGTCCGGAGTAATTTGTCTGAATCGGAAAACTTGGATGACGCAGTCGCGTCGTTAAATCAGCTTTACTTTGAAGCCTTCTCAGACGTTGAGCGAGATGGTCTGTATGAGGCCGCTCGTGAGTACTTGCAGAAAGGTGGAATATTCCTACGTGCTACGGAAACCCCGGTCAAAAACGAACTCATCCGATCTCATCTGCTCCTGTATCTCTACAAGGAACTCGCAGAGTATGAATCGATTCAACGACCTGAGAACCTCCATCGAATCGCTTCATTAGCTGCGAGCCAAGCTGGGAACGAGCTTCGATATACGGATATCAGTGACCAGCTGGAAGTCGATCGGCGGACTATCGATTCGTATCTATCCGTACTGGATGACGGACTCTCCGTTTCGGAATCCCACGACTTCTCACTTCAACGCCACCGCCGTACTCGACTCTACCTTCGGAATCCGCGCCACGTTGTACTTCTGTCCCAACGTCAGGAGCACCACGGATTCGAAACATACGAGAAGACCGGATCGCTCAATCACGAGTTCGAGTACAAGCTAGCTCGGACCGTCGCCTTTGACCATGCGAAACGACTGGCGTGGAGGGTTGGTGGATCGGGAGATGAGGATCCTCAGGTCGAATACTTCGAGACTGAGTCGGGGACGGTCGACTACATCCTCCACAATGAGGATGGAGTAGTTGTCCCGTTCGTTCTCTCCTATCATCCACACGCAGGGAATGCTGATACAATCGCAGCCGAATTCGATCCGACTGTCGGGAAGCATCCAATACCCGGCGGAGAGGAGCTTTTCGACCTCGATTACGAAGCTCCCTACAGGTTCATCATTACGGATAGCCTACCAAAGGAAGTGACGCAGTCGGGTTCACTCGTTGTCGAGCGGGATGGCGTCAACCTCTGTTACATTCCCTACTGGCTGTTCCTCCTCATCTGCTAA
- a CDS encoding DUF262 domain-containing protein gives MMETLEDFVSKLNKRAFLPGLQREFVWKEEQIAMLFDSFIRGYPVGQVTLWDIDSAEDNFATYEFIRKYIDGDGRVPRRVRDRDARRYNKRVAIEDIICDYLVIDGQQRLNSAYVGLCGSLFTYSGGSAGSRADERFWSEKVLCINLLGSPEYRDADGLGLAGNYEFEFRGTDTLDPESEIGYEKTSLNDDDIHRLWFPVHEFVTEGGAERETSTVDQEVEQQIENLELSATGPQRRALHRVAQRVVTKFRQNVLGYELPSTTVKYSSQEVHTIFSRINLAGESPQPYQYTQSLLATYCPYTEEDAFHPREKLKSHIETLSDRHPAFETEITRQFLTRCLIYLINEDLLQTTVEAFSKDDEVKAMRNKWIAPDDMGNPHGRFETAIDRGFQTVGNVGLAPKSMPSILLVALLAKFYYENPDAEVNEANERAAFRFVAKSQLLNALTGSQARSMAQSLSDLRPEDGFETFPGDQLLDDLDLHLTAEHVDKAVENARYDNGASDGDTFTHKGVAAILGLLDEGHADLDIERLSVDHIYPKACADDIPPAGPDSDGVKIHRIGNLQLLDAAENRRKGDTLPEEWLNGLGEAEADHYRTVNRYPESITPTLENFQEFVERREAAMKEALKEKYAVSAVEP, from the coding sequence ATGATGGAGACGCTTGAGGACTTTGTTTCAAAACTTAACAAGCGGGCGTTTCTGCCGGGACTGCAGCGAGAGTTTGTCTGGAAAGAAGAGCAGATCGCAATGCTCTTCGACTCATTTATCCGCGGGTACCCTGTCGGTCAGGTAACGCTGTGGGATATCGATAGTGCCGAAGACAACTTCGCCACCTACGAATTCATCCGTAAGTACATCGACGGCGATGGACGGGTACCTCGACGAGTTCGCGACCGTGACGCCCGACGCTATAACAAGCGCGTTGCAATTGAGGATATCATCTGTGATTATCTCGTCATTGATGGGCAACAGCGACTAAATTCGGCATACGTTGGCCTCTGTGGTTCGTTGTTCACATATTCGGGTGGGAGTGCCGGCAGTCGGGCAGACGAACGGTTCTGGAGCGAGAAAGTCCTCTGTATCAACCTTCTCGGTAGCCCCGAGTACCGCGATGCCGATGGGCTGGGGCTAGCAGGTAACTACGAATTCGAGTTCCGGGGGACGGACACTCTAGATCCCGAAAGCGAGATTGGCTACGAAAAGACATCATTAAATGACGATGACATCCATCGTCTATGGTTTCCCGTTCACGAATTCGTCACCGAGGGCGGCGCGGAACGAGAGACGAGCACGGTGGATCAAGAAGTGGAACAACAGATTGAGAACCTAGAATTGAGTGCGACGGGACCACAGAGACGGGCGCTGCACCGCGTAGCGCAACGAGTCGTCACGAAATTCCGCCAGAATGTGCTGGGCTACGAACTTCCGAGTACGACGGTCAAGTACTCTTCTCAAGAGGTTCATACGATCTTCTCGCGTATCAACCTAGCCGGAGAGAGTCCTCAGCCATACCAGTACACCCAGTCGTTGTTAGCCACCTACTGTCCGTACACCGAAGAAGACGCGTTCCATCCACGCGAGAAGTTAAAATCGCATATCGAGACACTGTCCGACCGTCACCCAGCTTTCGAGACGGAGATTACGAGACAGTTCCTCACCCGCTGCTTGATTTATCTGATTAATGAAGATCTCCTTCAGACTACGGTCGAAGCATTCTCGAAAGATGATGAGGTGAAGGCTATGCGCAATAAGTGGATTGCCCCCGACGACATGGGGAACCCACACGGCCGCTTCGAAACGGCCATCGACAGAGGCTTTCAAACGGTCGGTAACGTCGGATTGGCGCCGAAGTCGATGCCGAGTATACTTCTCGTCGCCCTCTTGGCGAAATTCTACTATGAGAATCCTGACGCCGAGGTCAACGAAGCGAACGAACGAGCGGCGTTCCGCTTTGTTGCTAAGTCCCAGTTGCTCAATGCGTTAACTGGCTCACAAGCCCGGTCTATGGCCCAATCACTGTCTGATCTTCGGCCAGAAGACGGCTTTGAGACGTTTCCAGGTGACCAGCTGCTTGATGATCTGGACCTACACCTCACCGCAGAACACGTAGACAAAGCCGTTGAGAACGCACGCTATGATAATGGTGCGAGCGATGGTGATACATTCACCCACAAAGGTGTCGCGGCAATCCTCGGGCTGCTTGATGAAGGGCACGCGGATCTTGATATTGAGCGACTCAGCGTTGATCATATCTATCCGAAAGCATGTGCTGATGACATCCCACCGGCGGGTCCCGATAGTGACGGAGTCAAGATCCACCGCATTGGTAACCTTCAGCTCCTCGACGCTGCGGAGAACCGTCGGAAGGGCGACACACTCCCCGAAGAATGGCTCAACGGGCTTGGTGAGGCCGAAGCGGATCATTATCGCACCGTGAACCGCTACCCCGAGAGCATCACCCCGACGCTAGAAAACTTCCAAGAATTCGTCGAGCGACGAGAAGCTGCAATGAAAGAGGCGCTCAAGGAGAAATACGCCGTATCGGCGGTCGAACCGTAG
- a CDS encoding N-6 DNA methylase produces the protein MSSQIKPGIREKVTNPLNEISARTGDSSYQVFSDFLDLTISSFSGDERQYSTRVERYRADGHDMATVKDLLQLHAKALSGLTVGLEKTNEDILGFIYEHYSTTSDNFAQHFTPGSVSGTMAEIAFPDEDKICDASPDDPLLIGDLSGCGSGSLLLKSADRLQNIRGDCPAIYVGWDIDPDCAKMCVINFVLNGLPGYVLQGDTLRVQVNRCWKIEPTNLSQEKMPVSEIPDSDQKEIIDELAITV, from the coding sequence ATGAGTTCTCAAATCAAGCCGGGAATCCGTGAGAAGGTGACTAATCCTTTGAACGAGATCTCCGCGAGGACTGGTGATTCGTCTTATCAGGTTTTCTCTGATTTCCTCGATCTGACTATTTCAAGCTTCTCCGGTGATGAACGGCAATACTCGACTCGAGTTGAGCGATATCGTGCTGACGGCCACGACATGGCCACCGTGAAGGACCTTCTTCAACTCCATGCAAAAGCCCTTAGCGGGCTTACCGTTGGGTTAGAAAAAACTAATGAAGATATTCTTGGTTTTATTTATGAACATTACTCAACTACCTCAGATAACTTTGCACAGCACTTCACACCTGGCTCAGTTAGTGGTACAATGGCTGAAATAGCGTTCCCAGATGAGGACAAAATCTGCGATGCTTCGCCTGACGACCCGCTTCTTATCGGTGATCTCAGTGGGTGCGGAAGCGGAAGCCTTCTGTTGAAGAGTGCAGATCGTCTTCAAAATATACGAGGAGACTGTCCAGCTATCTACGTTGGATGGGATATTGATCCAGACTGCGCGAAGATGTGTGTCATTAACTTCGTGTTGAATGGACTCCCAGGGTATGTGCTTCAGGGAGATACGCTTCGAGTTCAGGTGAATCGATGCTGGAAAATCGAACCCACAAATCTGTCTCAGGAGAAAATGCCTGTTTCCGAAATCCCCGACAGTGATCAAAAAGAGATAATCGATGAACTAGCGATAACTGTCTAA